The Rhodobacter sp. CZR27 genome includes a window with the following:
- a CDS encoding nucleotidyltransferase, with translation MNQIFSHPLTDTAIQRRAQVFTILEEICQELEWTQTQFEKARTSYEAVADWLAGSSDPMLGSLHVYLHGSGALGTSIKPIGRDEFDVDLISFILGLGPEIAPARLKAAIGKRLREHAYYTSILEEKKRCWRLNYAGDFHLDISPTIANPNCMNGGELVPDRKLRDWHATNPRAYRALFDDRAALVPRMTQSIIAAQRDAATIEPFPVRQSVKGILPRAVQLLKRHRDLEFLHVQEEIAPISIIITTLAMRSYEMCVRRHVFADELQVLIDTIRLMPIFIERPLVNGRQIYAVWNETTEGENFAERWNEEPARVEAFYKWHGKALADFEALRDLVGLDAIVGSMKDSLGDKLVSRTMNRRMDALNEGRKTGALVLGAGVGLTTQKSVASTPVPKNEFFGD, from the coding sequence ATTCAGCGGCGGGCGCAGGTCTTCACGATCCTCGAAGAAATCTGCCAGGAGCTGGAATGGACCCAGACCCAGTTCGAGAAGGCCCGTACCAGCTACGAAGCCGTCGCGGACTGGTTGGCCGGATCGAGCGATCCGATGCTTGGCTCCCTCCATGTCTACCTGCACGGATCCGGCGCGCTCGGAACTTCCATCAAGCCGATCGGGCGCGACGAGTTCGACGTCGATCTGATCAGCTTCATTCTCGGTCTCGGCCCGGAAATCGCACCGGCGCGCCTGAAGGCTGCAATCGGCAAGCGCTTGCGCGAACACGCCTACTACACGTCGATTCTGGAAGAAAAGAAGCGCTGCTGGCGCCTGAACTACGCCGGCGACTTTCACCTCGACATCTCACCGACCATTGCCAATCCGAACTGCATGAACGGCGGTGAACTGGTGCCTGATCGCAAGCTACGGGACTGGCATGCGACAAATCCTCGGGCCTATCGGGCCCTCTTCGACGATCGGGCGGCCCTGGTTCCGAGGATGACCCAGTCGATCATCGCGGCGCAGCGCGATGCGGCCACGATCGAGCCCTTCCCGGTTCGCCAGTCGGTCAAAGGCATTCTGCCGCGGGCCGTGCAGCTCCTGAAGCGTCACCGGGATCTGGAATTCCTGCATGTTCAGGAGGAAATTGCGCCGATCTCGATCATCATCACGACCCTGGCCATGCGATCCTATGAGATGTGCGTCAGGCGTCACGTTTTTGCAGACGAACTCCAGGTGCTGATCGACACGATCCGCCTGATGCCGATCTTCATCGAGCGTCCCCTCGTCAACGGCCGCCAGATCTACGCGGTCTGGAACGAGACCACCGAAGGCGAAAATTTTGCCGAGCGTTGGAATGAAGAACCGGCGCGGGTCGAGGCCTTCTACAAATGGCACGGCAAGGCGCTTGCCGACTTTGAAGCGCTGCGGGACTTGGTCGGTCTCGACGCGATTGTCGGCTCGATGAAGGACAGCCTGGGTGACAAACTTGTTTCCCGGACCATGAACCGGCGGATGGATGCGCTGAACGAGGGGCGGAAGACGGGGGCACTCGTACTTGGTGCGGGTGTTGGCCTTACCACCCAAAAATCGGTTGCTTCGACGCCCGTTCCCAAGAACGAGTTTTTCGGGGACTAG